In one window of Deltaproteobacteria bacterium DNA:
- a CDS encoding cytochrome c: MKHVSILILAVTLFAGTAVLADANQGKDLFAKKCVMCHAAGKSAGDLKSSKLDKKALCDKLATPPKGMPAFKGTDAERDSLVDYVTSLRK, translated from the coding sequence ATGAAACATGTTTCAATTCTTATTCTAGCAGTAACGTTGTTCGCGGGAACGGCTGTTCTTGCCGATGCAAATCAGGGGAAGGATCTCTTCGCAAAGAAGTGCGTCATGTGTCACGCCGCGGGGAAATCTGCGGGGGATTTGAAGAGTTCCAAATTAGACAAGAAAGCTTTGTGTGATAAGTTAGCCACACCTCCAAAGGGCATGCCCGCATTCAAGGGAACGGATGCCGAGAGAGATTCCCTTGTAGATTACGTTACAAGTTTGAGAAAGTAG